The following coding sequences are from one Paenibacillus sp. FSL R5-0912 window:
- a CDS encoding FlxA-like family protein: protein MNISSVSASTSTSYSSSSATDTAALEKQKAKLEADLEKVSSSKDDEKTKETKTKQLEQQIKQIEAQIAQKSQGTSSSSSAGSAAVPPEKPADSSKLMAASAQEIATATTDREGRFDIRV, encoded by the coding sequence ATGAATATTTCATCCGTATCCGCATCAACGTCCACCTCGTATTCGTCCTCCAGTGCAACGGACACAGCCGCGCTAGAGAAGCAAAAGGCAAAGCTGGAAGCTGATCTTGAGAAGGTAAGTTCAAGTAAAGACGACGAGAAGACCAAAGAAACCAAGACCAAACAGCTTGAGCAGCAGATCAAGCAGATCGAAGCGCAAATTGCCCAAAAGTCACAGGGGACAAGCAGCTCCTCTTCGGCCGGAAGTGCAGCTGTACCGCCAGAGAAACCTGCTGACAGCAGTAAGCTGATGGCGGCATCTGCGCAGGAAATTGCGACGGCAACTACAGATCGCGAAGGTAGATTTGACATTCGGGTATAA